Proteins encoded in a region of the Corallococcus caeni genome:
- a CDS encoding methyl-accepting chemotaxis protein has product MPSFKLPSLTLRGRLLLYMTLVSCVPLLTLTGLQDRLMRQQTEAQLDASLRMEAEGFKDLLESTLAEREASAHSWAEDPVLRQALRTKDASASDAMLALLQRRYLTLNGIVLFGDDGVAVSASTPALREAYAGGAEAVRQAAWFRQAQAGATTAEGLEVEDPIYGVHVLPLAVPVMDERGQRLGVLLAAFDWGQVGELVKPALARAEHRGHHTFSLELQREDGRTLFDTRKGEHDDTGRVAAVAVNGSDVRDVGDGWRFLAQLEPDEAYAPLNEMRRLVLGLAALLVAGVGLGSWVLARGITRPLRALSEVVRRVVKEGDLTQVMEVQAGRDEVGELTQAFGQMMKNLRETATSLQEGTHVLSETVAELNLASEVQERNVARQAAALQETQVTAQEIKQTSLLAAEKAETVLGVAARAEEVGRAGEVAIRDSLGGFQGLHEQSGEMAMRIVQLNERTQQIGGITQTVKDLADQSNMLALNAAIEAVRSGEHGKGFSVVAREIRNLADQSIQATEKVRDILGDLGHAIISTAKMTEQSHSSVAEGLEQVRTSGEHLKELATIVQDNAAAARQIAGAVNQQNAGIAQIFSAVTDLSSMMVETQTSLKSTTGAAKRLQEVAGQMEGVARSYRI; this is encoded by the coding sequence ATGCCTTCTTTCAAACTGCCGTCCCTGACGCTGCGTGGGCGGCTGCTGCTGTACATGACCCTGGTGTCGTGCGTGCCGCTCCTGACGCTGACCGGGCTGCAGGACCGGCTGATGCGCCAGCAGACGGAGGCGCAGCTGGACGCGTCGCTGCGCATGGAGGCGGAGGGGTTCAAGGACCTGCTGGAGTCCACCCTGGCGGAGCGCGAGGCGAGCGCGCACAGCTGGGCGGAGGACCCCGTCCTGCGCCAGGCGCTGCGCACGAAGGACGCCTCGGCCAGCGACGCGATGCTGGCGCTCTTGCAGCGGCGCTACCTCACCCTCAACGGCATCGTGCTCTTCGGCGACGACGGCGTGGCGGTCTCCGCCAGCACGCCCGCGCTGCGCGAGGCGTACGCGGGGGGCGCGGAGGCCGTGCGTCAGGCGGCGTGGTTCCGTCAGGCGCAGGCCGGCGCCACCACCGCCGAGGGCCTGGAGGTGGAGGACCCCATCTACGGCGTGCACGTGCTGCCCCTGGCGGTGCCGGTGATGGACGAGCGCGGCCAGCGGCTGGGCGTGCTGCTCGCGGCGTTCGACTGGGGCCAGGTGGGGGAGCTGGTGAAGCCCGCGCTCGCCCGGGCCGAGCACCGCGGCCACCACACCTTCTCCCTGGAGCTGCAGCGCGAGGATGGCCGGACGCTGTTCGACACGCGCAAGGGCGAGCACGACGACACGGGCCGCGTGGCCGCGGTCGCGGTGAACGGCTCGGACGTGCGCGACGTGGGGGACGGGTGGAGGTTCCTGGCCCAGCTGGAGCCGGACGAGGCCTACGCGCCCCTCAACGAGATGCGCCGGCTGGTGCTGGGGCTGGCCGCCCTCCTCGTGGCGGGGGTGGGCCTGGGCTCGTGGGTGCTGGCGCGCGGCATCACCCGGCCGCTGCGCGCGCTCAGTGAGGTGGTCCGCCGCGTCGTGAAGGAGGGCGACCTCACGCAGGTGATGGAGGTCCAGGCGGGGCGGGACGAGGTGGGGGAGCTCACCCAGGCCTTCGGGCAGATGATGAAGAACCTGCGCGAGACGGCCACCAGCCTCCAGGAGGGCACCCACGTCCTCAGCGAGACGGTGGCGGAGCTGAACCTCGCCTCCGAGGTCCAGGAGCGCAACGTGGCCCGGCAGGCCGCCGCGCTCCAGGAGACGCAGGTGACGGCGCAGGAGATCAAGCAGACGTCGCTGCTGGCCGCGGAGAAGGCGGAGACGGTGCTGGGCGTGGCGGCGCGCGCGGAGGAGGTGGGCCGCGCGGGCGAGGTCGCCATCCGCGACAGCCTGGGCGGCTTCCAGGGCCTGCACGAGCAGTCCGGCGAGATGGCCATGCGCATCGTGCAGCTCAACGAGCGCACGCAGCAGATTGGCGGCATCACCCAGACGGTGAAGGACCTGGCGGACCAGTCCAACATGCTCGCGCTCAACGCGGCCATCGAAGCGGTGCGCTCCGGTGAGCACGGCAAGGGCTTCAGCGTGGTGGCGCGCGAGATCCGCAACCTGGCGGACCAGTCCATCCAGGCCACGGAGAAGGTGCGCGACATCCTGGGGGACCTGGGCCACGCCATCATCTCCACGGCGAAGATGACCGAGCAGAGCCACTCCAGCGTCGCGGAGGGCCTGGAGCAGGTGCGCACCAGCGGCGAGCACCTGAAGGAGCTGGCCACCATCGTCCAGGACAACGCCGCGGCGGCGCGGCAGATCGCCGGGGCGGTGAACCAGCAGAACGCGGGCATCGCTCAAATCTTCAGCGCGGTGACGGACCTGTCCTCCATGATGGTGGAGACGCAGACCAGCCTGAAGTCCACCACCGGCGCCGCGAAGCGGCTGCAGGAAGTCGCGGGCCAGATGGAAGGCGTCGCGCGGTCCTACCGCATCTGA
- a CDS encoding HAD family hydrolase, with the protein MSAVPAVKAVLLDLGNVLVFHDNARLFARLAARAGLEPREAARRLTGAGWTAANRGLLDAEGIRQDVCGALGVDLPMAEFAPLWSSHFTVHDAVLPRVEGLVGRVKLVLVSNTNALHVAYLKPLLPLLQRFDALVMSCEVGHVKPEPAIYRLALEKAGCAPREAVFFDDLPEFVDAARALGLRGHVFTDAPTFDTQLESLGL; encoded by the coding sequence GTGTCCGCCGTCCCCGCCGTGAAGGCCGTGCTGCTGGACCTGGGCAACGTGCTGGTGTTCCACGACAACGCGCGGCTCTTCGCGAGGCTGGCGGCGCGGGCGGGGCTGGAGCCGCGGGAGGCCGCGAGGCGGCTGACCGGCGCGGGGTGGACGGCGGCGAACCGGGGCCTGCTGGACGCGGAGGGCATCCGGCAGGACGTGTGCGGCGCGCTGGGCGTGGACCTGCCCATGGCGGAGTTCGCGCCCCTGTGGAGCAGCCACTTCACGGTGCACGACGCGGTGCTGCCGCGCGTGGAGGGGCTCGTCGGGCGGGTGAAGCTGGTGCTGGTGTCCAACACCAACGCGCTGCACGTGGCCTATCTGAAGCCGCTGCTGCCCCTGCTCCAGCGCTTCGACGCCCTGGTGATGAGCTGCGAGGTGGGGCACGTGAAGCCGGAGCCGGCCATCTACCGGCTCGCGCTGGAGAAGGCAGGCTGCGCGCCACGGGAGGCCGTCTTCTTCGACGACCTGCCGGAGTTCGTGGACGCGGCCCGGGCGCTGGGGCTGCGCGGGCACGTCTTCACGGACGCGCCCACGTTCGACACGCAGCTCGAGTCCCTGGGGCTGTGA
- a CDS encoding glutathione S-transferase family protein translates to MSELTLVVGSKNFSSWSLRPYLALAHTGQPFREVLVPLDTPETAALIAMHSPSGRVPVLKHGDTVVWDSLSICEYLAEAFPDAKLWPEDRATRAMARSVTSEMHSGFTALRTNLPMDISARKTVPGLDAPGVHADIARIQGLWAGCRERYGKGGPFLFGAFSIADAFYAPVITRFVTYGVPFRPENVPYRDAVLGLPAMIKWTEAAQGEPPLARYR, encoded by the coding sequence ATGTCCGAGCTCACCCTGGTCGTTGGTTCCAAGAACTTCTCCTCATGGTCGCTGCGCCCCTACCTGGCCCTGGCCCACACCGGCCAGCCGTTCCGGGAGGTGCTGGTGCCGCTGGACACGCCGGAGACGGCGGCGCTCATCGCCATGCACTCGCCCAGCGGCCGGGTGCCGGTGCTCAAGCACGGCGACACCGTGGTGTGGGATTCGCTGTCCATCTGCGAGTACCTGGCGGAGGCCTTCCCGGACGCGAAGCTCTGGCCGGAGGACCGCGCGACGCGCGCGATGGCGCGCTCGGTGACGTCGGAGATGCACTCGGGCTTCACGGCGCTGCGCACGAACCTCCCCATGGACATCAGCGCGCGCAAGACGGTGCCGGGGCTGGACGCGCCCGGCGTGCACGCGGACATCGCGCGCATCCAGGGGCTGTGGGCGGGCTGCCGCGAGCGCTACGGCAAGGGCGGCCCCTTCCTCTTCGGCGCCTTCAGCATCGCGGACGCGTTCTACGCGCCCGTCATCACCCGCTTCGTCACCTACGGCGTCCCGTTCCGTCCGGAGAACGTCCCGTACCGCGACGCGGTGCTGGGCCTGCCCGCGATGATCAAGTGGACGGAGGCCGCCCAGGGCGAGCCGCCGCTCGCGCGCTACCGGTAG
- a CDS encoding adenylate/guanylate cyclase domain-containing protein: protein MVVEAPEPRTMSAIMFTDMEAPAGQRWRDESLQQALHEEHGQLVRGLLARHGGREVKRMEEGGFLLEFESGLPAVSFAQEWRAAVDARNRAVPTEQRMSVRAGAHLGMVVHRDGDVFGEGVNLAARIESLARPGTVYVSETLVAQLEGRLKAPPVRLGRNELKNIRLPVAVFRIDPPAEARNERALLSRVRSLLGRKRAPADG from the coding sequence ATGGTGGTGGAGGCTCCGGAGCCCCGGACGATGTCGGCCATCATGTTCACGGACATGGAGGCCCCCGCAGGTCAACGCTGGCGGGATGAGTCGCTACAACAAGCGCTGCACGAGGAGCACGGTCAGCTGGTGCGCGGGCTGCTTGCGCGCCACGGTGGCCGCGAGGTGAAGCGGATGGAGGAGGGCGGCTTCCTCCTGGAGTTCGAGTCGGGCCTGCCCGCGGTGTCGTTCGCGCAGGAGTGGCGCGCCGCCGTGGACGCACGCAACCGCGCGGTCCCCACCGAGCAGCGCATGTCCGTCCGGGCCGGCGCGCACCTGGGCATGGTGGTGCACCGCGACGGTGACGTCTTCGGCGAGGGCGTCAACCTGGCGGCCCGCATCGAGTCCCTGGCGCGCCCGGGCACCGTCTACGTCAGCGAGACGCTGGTCGCGCAGCTGGAGGGCCGGTTGAAGGCGCCGCCCGTGCGGCTGGGCCGCAACGAATTGAAGAACATCCGGCTGCCGGTGGCGGTGTTCCGCATCGACCCGCCGGCGGAGGCCCGGAACGAGCGCGCGCTCCTGTCGCGCGTGCGTTCACTGCTGGGCCGTAAGCGGGCGCCCGCGGACGGTTGA
- a CDS encoding HEAT repeat domain-containing protein, translated as MIHRKGPVALAVLGLLLGVGAFWATRGGGHEQAGEAVAAAPGTAASGAPPPRPAAAGAVRAWEPGAQFGYQLSLEQRLTFGEPGAPETSTLRLAVAGALTQSIVGRRPDQVDVQFQVQSTGFAFESDGQDALDANSRPLMVATLQAPFYVTYNRQGAALAILFERDVGPIAQNFLRSLVASLQFVAPDAAQASWEAQELDTTGQYVARYQRAAEALQYTKQKVRYLRLATPEGLKPVSAPMRVVPTSEATLSLGTDGWLLTLEGQERMVATFDEGMPPVQGEGRISLRRTSTRNVPLLIGALDARRAQLARSSLATQVFSPPDPQQGLKQLVAGAKLKDLVQELRDLPRGDKASGPKSAHLMNRMRALFQLEPESAKQVPALLRGEKDRDTYSPMLGALSAASTPQAVQALATVATDAQSPAATRVNAAAVLGMAESPTPEGTEALRELSRSDNVDLSSTATLALGNVARHSGGPDSPEAEALLRELQDRARAAPTPEARALWIRSLANSADARILPFLQECLRDPLPLIRQSALEALRLIPSPLADQLLAESMAKDTSPEVRRAAIFAASFRPLGPLLAALGQVLRTDAVDAVRMDAVKLLGANAFQMPLARELLTWSGQNDANGEIRHTALAYLAPPTRSVETPNP; from the coding sequence TTGATTCATCGCAAAGGGCCGGTGGCCCTGGCCGTGCTGGGACTGCTGCTGGGCGTGGGCGCCTTCTGGGCCACGCGCGGTGGCGGGCATGAACAGGCGGGCGAGGCCGTCGCCGCCGCGCCGGGCACCGCCGCGTCCGGCGCGCCCCCTCCCCGCCCGGCGGCGGCCGGGGCCGTGCGGGCGTGGGAGCCGGGGGCCCAGTTCGGCTACCAGCTCTCCCTGGAGCAGCGCCTCACCTTCGGCGAGCCAGGCGCCCCGGAGACGTCCACGCTCAGGCTGGCGGTGGCCGGCGCCCTCACGCAGTCCATCGTCGGACGCCGTCCGGACCAGGTGGACGTCCAGTTCCAGGTGCAGTCCACCGGCTTCGCCTTCGAGTCGGACGGCCAGGACGCGCTGGACGCCAACAGCCGCCCGCTCATGGTGGCCACGCTCCAGGCGCCGTTCTACGTGACGTACAACCGGCAGGGCGCCGCGCTGGCCATCCTCTTCGAGCGGGACGTGGGGCCCATCGCCCAGAACTTCCTGCGCTCGCTGGTGGCGTCCCTGCAATTCGTCGCGCCCGACGCCGCCCAGGCGTCCTGGGAGGCGCAGGAGCTGGACACGACGGGCCAATACGTCGCGCGCTATCAGCGCGCGGCGGAGGCGCTCCAGTACACGAAGCAGAAGGTGCGCTACCTGCGGCTCGCGACCCCGGAGGGCCTGAAGCCCGTGAGCGCCCCGATGCGCGTGGTGCCCACCTCCGAGGCGACCCTCTCCCTGGGCACCGACGGCTGGCTGCTGACGCTGGAGGGCCAGGAGCGGATGGTGGCGACGTTCGACGAGGGCATGCCGCCCGTTCAGGGCGAGGGGCGCATCTCGCTGCGGCGCACCTCGACGCGCAACGTGCCGCTGCTCATCGGCGCGCTGGATGCCCGCCGCGCGCAGCTCGCGCGGTCCTCGCTGGCCACGCAGGTCTTCTCACCGCCGGATCCCCAGCAGGGCCTCAAGCAGCTGGTGGCGGGAGCGAAGCTGAAGGACCTGGTCCAGGAGCTGCGCGACCTTCCCCGCGGCGACAAGGCGTCGGGGCCGAAGTCCGCGCACCTGATGAACCGGATGCGCGCCCTCTTCCAGCTCGAGCCGGAGAGCGCGAAGCAGGTGCCCGCGCTCCTGCGAGGGGAGAAGGACCGGGACACGTACAGCCCCATGTTGGGCGCGCTGTCCGCCGCCAGCACGCCCCAGGCGGTCCAGGCCCTGGCCACGGTCGCCACCGACGCCCAGTCCCCGGCCGCGACGCGCGTCAACGCGGCCGCGGTGCTGGGCATGGCGGAGTCCCCCACCCCGGAGGGCACCGAGGCGCTGCGCGAGCTGTCCCGCAGCGACAACGTGGACCTGAGCAGCACCGCGACGCTGGCGCTGGGCAACGTCGCGCGGCACTCCGGAGGGCCGGACAGCCCGGAGGCGGAGGCCCTGCTGCGTGAGCTCCAGGACCGGGCGCGCGCGGCCCCCACGCCGGAGGCGCGCGCGCTGTGGATCCGCTCGCTGGCGAACAGCGCGGATGCGCGCATCCTGCCGTTCCTCCAGGAGTGCCTGCGCGACCCGCTCCCGCTCATCCGCCAGAGCGCCCTGGAGGCCCTGCGGCTCATCCCGTCACCGCTGGCGGATCAGCTCCTGGCGGAGTCCATGGCGAAGGACACGTCACCGGAGGTGCGCCGGGCGGCCATCTTCGCCGCCAGCTTCCGCCCGCTGGGCCCGCTCCTGGCGGCCCTGGGGCAGGTGCTGCGCACGGACGCCGTGGACGCGGTGCGCATGGACGCGGTGAAGCTGCTGGGGGCCAACGCCTTCCAGATGCCCCTGGCCCGGGAGCTTCTCACCTGGTCCGGCCAGAACGACGCCAACGGGGAGATCCGCCACACGGCGCTGGCCTACCTCGCCCCGCCCACGCGCTCGGTGGAGACGCCGAATCCGTAG
- a CDS encoding S46 family peptidase, whose amino-acid sequence MYRRLLALGLLSSLPAAAEEGMWTYDAFPAAQVKKAYGFEPDQAWLDKVRLGSVRLAGGCSASFVSPDGLVMTNHHCVRSCIEELTTAKDDLLAKGFQAKSAKEERRCPKIEANQLVEMTDVTERMNTATKGLSGAAFNTALKKEMAAVEGACTTGADVRCDVVTLYNGGKYQLYKYRRFQDVRLVFAPEFSMAAFGGDADNFNFPRYGYDVSFVRVWKDDAPAKSPDYLPWAKEGAKEGDLVFVSGHPGGTERKSTVAELEFQRDVALPQTLLQLAEMRGALREFTSASPERYRVARSSLRGVENGLKALKGRQETLADPAVLARKRQEEAELKKRIDANPQARALTQGMWEETAQALDAWRRMMNDHRMKGAGDAFRSDLFSYAQALVRAAEELPKPNGERLREYTDGQLPALKQRLLREAPIPAELEALTLTFGFNKLRETLGADDPFVRRVLEKEAPADLAKALVRGSKLGDVKVRQALLDGGKAAVDASKDPMIVLARKVDAETRASRKRYEDTVEAVLKRNGERLAKAYLLVNGTAGAPDATFTLRLNYGQVKGWDDNGKAVPALTTFGGAYGRDTGKEPFKLPAPWVKAKGKVPDATPLDMATTNDIIGGNSGSPVVNRDGQVVGLIFDGNLPSLGGRYLYVPETNRAVAVHGDGILAALEHVYGATRVVNELKGAQAASAAPAR is encoded by the coding sequence GTGTACCGCAGACTGCTCGCGCTTGGCCTGCTGTCGTCCCTCCCCGCCGCGGCGGAAGAGGGCATGTGGACCTACGACGCCTTTCCCGCCGCCCAGGTGAAGAAGGCCTACGGCTTCGAGCCCGACCAGGCCTGGCTGGACAAGGTGCGCCTGGGCTCCGTGCGGCTCGCCGGTGGCTGCTCCGCGAGCTTCGTGTCGCCGGACGGCCTGGTGATGACGAACCACCACTGCGTGCGCAGCTGCATCGAGGAGCTGACGACCGCGAAGGACGACCTGCTGGCGAAGGGCTTCCAGGCGAAGTCAGCGAAGGAGGAGCGGCGCTGTCCCAAGATTGAAGCCAACCAGCTGGTGGAGATGACGGACGTCACCGAGCGGATGAACACGGCGACGAAGGGCCTGTCCGGCGCGGCCTTCAACACCGCGCTCAAGAAGGAGATGGCCGCGGTGGAGGGGGCGTGCACCACCGGCGCGGACGTGCGCTGCGACGTGGTGACGCTCTACAACGGCGGCAAGTACCAGCTCTACAAGTACCGCCGCTTCCAGGACGTGCGGCTCGTCTTCGCGCCGGAGTTCTCCATGGCCGCCTTCGGCGGGGACGCGGACAACTTCAACTTCCCGCGCTACGGCTACGACGTGTCCTTCGTGCGCGTGTGGAAGGACGACGCGCCGGCGAAGAGCCCGGACTACCTGCCGTGGGCGAAGGAGGGCGCGAAGGAGGGGGACCTCGTCTTCGTCTCCGGCCACCCGGGCGGCACGGAGCGCAAGAGCACGGTGGCGGAGCTGGAGTTCCAGCGCGACGTGGCGCTGCCCCAGACGCTGCTCCAACTGGCGGAGATGCGCGGCGCGCTGCGCGAGTTCACCAGCGCCTCGCCGGAGCGCTACCGCGTGGCGCGCTCCAGCCTGCGCGGCGTGGAGAACGGGCTCAAGGCGCTGAAGGGCCGGCAGGAGACGCTGGCGGACCCCGCGGTCCTCGCGCGCAAGCGGCAGGAGGAGGCGGAGCTGAAGAAGCGCATCGACGCGAACCCCCAGGCCAGGGCGCTGACGCAGGGCATGTGGGAGGAGACGGCGCAGGCGCTGGACGCGTGGCGCCGGATGATGAACGACCACCGGATGAAGGGCGCGGGGGACGCGTTCCGCTCCGACCTGTTCTCCTACGCCCAGGCGCTGGTGCGCGCGGCGGAGGAACTGCCCAAGCCCAACGGGGAGCGGCTGCGCGAGTACACCGATGGGCAACTCCCGGCGCTGAAGCAGCGGCTGTTGCGTGAGGCGCCCATCCCGGCGGAGCTGGAGGCGCTGACGCTGACGTTCGGTTTCAACAAGCTGCGCGAGACGCTGGGCGCGGATGATCCGTTCGTGCGGCGGGTGCTGGAGAAGGAGGCCCCGGCGGACCTGGCGAAGGCGCTGGTGCGCGGCTCGAAGCTGGGCGACGTGAAGGTGCGCCAGGCGCTGCTGGACGGCGGCAAGGCGGCGGTGGACGCGTCGAAGGATCCGATGATCGTCCTGGCGCGCAAGGTGGACGCGGAGACGCGCGCGTCGCGCAAGCGCTACGAGGACACGGTGGAGGCGGTGCTCAAGCGCAACGGCGAGCGGCTGGCGAAGGCGTACCTGCTGGTGAACGGCACCGCGGGCGCTCCGGACGCGACCTTCACGCTGCGGCTCAACTACGGGCAGGTGAAGGGCTGGGACGACAACGGCAAGGCGGTGCCCGCGCTGACCACGTTCGGCGGCGCGTACGGGCGAGACACGGGCAAGGAGCCCTTCAAGCTGCCGGCGCCGTGGGTGAAGGCGAAGGGGAAGGTGCCGGACGCGACGCCGCTGGACATGGCGACGACCAACGACATCATCGGAGGCAACTCCGGTTCGCCGGTGGTGAACCGCGACGGGCAGGTGGTGGGGCTCATCTTCGACGGCAACCTGCCGTCGCTGGGCGGCCGCTACCTCTACGTGCCGGAGACGAACCGCGCGGTGGCGGTGCACGGCGACGGCATCCTCGCCGCGCTGGAGCACGTCTACGGCGCCACGCGCGTGGTCAACGAGCTGAAGGGCGCGCAGGCGGCGTCCGCGGCTCCGGCCCGCTGA